The Lycium barbarum isolate Lr01 chromosome 9, ASM1917538v2, whole genome shotgun sequence genome has a segment encoding these proteins:
- the LOC132611850 gene encoding uncharacterized protein LOC132611850 encodes MPKTPPPNINALVEGTPIADIAGMPLEEAISLLMRQLAEAREQADRLRAEKENTTNVEARKPPPTFPNLDLPIPDHFPQTHIGATFQTPLHQNTTHVGSSSHHTLTFQTPTRTTNANAYQAPQATGVPVTHPVQPNVTFEDHVTHSDSLPELENMKMFFEARIDKIEKEMGKKIVELEHGSKKKEGLRYSDLCIHPNLGLLESFKIPKFDRFNGSGNPRAHLRAYCDQLVGSGGNEALPMRLFSRSLSEMTMEWFISQDISRWKTWEEMASSFMERFHFNVEHVPDCFSLDKIRQKSTENMLVAGEIKRHVYNLL; translated from the coding sequence atgcctaaAACTCCACCACCGAACATAAATGCTTTAGTAGAAGGTACCCCAATAGctgacatagctggaatgcctcTGGAAGAGGCTATCAGTCTACTGATGAGACAATTAGCTGAAGCCAGAGAACAAGCGGACCGCCTGAGGGCCGAGAAAGAAAATACCACTAATGTTGAGGCTAGGAAACCtccacccactttcccaaatCTAGATTTACCAATTCCCGATCATTTCCCTCAAACCCATATTGGGGCTACCTTTCAGACTCCACTGCACCAaaataccacccatgtggggagTTCCTCCCACCATACCCTAACTTTTCAAACACCAACTCGCACTACAAACgcaaatgcttatcaagcccctcaGGCAACTGGAGTTCCAGTGACCCATCCCGTacaaccaaatgtcacttttGAAGATCATGTCACCCATAGTGACTCTTTGCCAGAATTGGAAAACATGAAAATGTTCTTCGaagcaagaatagacaaaatagagaaggagatggggaagaaaattgtCGAGCTGGAACATGGCTCTAAGAAGAAAGAAGGGTTGAGGTACTCTGACCTGTGCATCCATCCAAACTTAGGTCTGCTTGAAAgtttcaaaattcccaaatttgatcGCTTCAATGGGTCGGGTAACCCCAGAGCCCACTTAAGGGCTTACTGCGACCAATTGGTTGGAAGTGGCGGAAATGAAGCCCTGCCcatgaggttgtttagtcgaagCCTGTCAGAAATGACTATGGAATGGTTCATTTCTCAAGATATTAGCCGgtggaaaacatgggaagaaatggcaagttcattcatggaaagattccacTTCAATGTGGAACATGTACCTGATTGCTTCTCATTGGATAAAATTCGTCAGAAATCGACTGAGAATATGCTAGTCGCTGGAGAGATAAAGCGGCACGTGTATAACCTCCTATGA